From the genome of Vulpes lagopus strain Blue_001 chromosome 2, ASM1834538v1, whole genome shotgun sequence, one region includes:
- the NKX6-2 gene encoding homeobox protein Nkx-6.2 has protein sequence MDTNRPGAFVLSSAPLAALHSMAEMKGALFPYAQLGPAGFKAPALGGLGAQLPLGTPHGISDILGRPVGAAGGGLLGGLPRLNGLASSAGVYFGPAAVARGYPKPLAELPGRPPIFWPGVVQGSPWRDPRLGGPAQAGGVLDKDGKKKHSRPTFSGQQIFALEKTFEQTKYLAGPERARLAYSLGMTESQVKVWFQNRRTKWRKRHAAEMASAKKKQDSDAEKLKVGGSDAEDDDEYNRPLDPNSDDEKITRLLKKHKPANLALVSPCGGAGDAL, from the exons atGGACACTAACCGCCCGGGCGCGTTCGTGCTGAGCAGCGCCCCGCTGGCCGCGCTGCACAGCATGGCCGAGATGAAGGGCGCGCTGTTCCCCTACGCGCAGCTCGGCCCCGCCGGCTTCAAGGCGCCCGCGCTCGGCGGGCTGGGCGCGCAGCTGCCCCTCGGCACCCCGCACGGCATCAGCGACATCCTGGGGCGGCCGgtgggcgcggcgggcggcgggctccTGGGCGGCCTGCCCCGGCTCAACGGGCTCGCCTCGTCGGCCGGCGTGTACTTCGGGCCCGCGGCCGTGGCGCGCGGCTACCCCAAGCCGCTGGCGGAGCTGCCCGGGCGCCCGCCCATCTTCTGGCCCGGCGTGGTGCAGGGCTCGCCCTGGAGGGACCCGCGGCTGGGCGGCCCGG cccaggccgGCGGCGTCCTGGACAAGGACGGCAAGAAGAAGCACTCGCGGCCCACCTTCTCGGGCCAGCAGATCTTCGCGCTGGAGAAGACCTTCGAGCAGACCAAGTACCTGGCGGGCCCCGAGCGCGCGCGCCTCGCCTACTCCCTGGGCATGACGGAGAGCCAGGTCAAG GTCTGGTTCCAGAACCGCCGGACCAAGTGGCGCAAGCGGCACGCGGCGGAGATGGCGTCGGCCAAGAAGAAGCAGGACTCGGACGCCGAGAAGCTGAAGGTGGGCGGCTCGGACGCGGAGGACGACGACGAGTACAACCGGCCCCTGGACCCCAACTCGGACGACGAGAAGATCACGCGGCTGCTCAAGAAACACAAACCCGCGAACTTGGCGCTGGTCAGCCCGTGCGGCGGCGCGGGGGACGCCTTGTGA